In Caloramator sp. E03, the sequence CAAAATTTCTCCCTACCATAAGATTAATCTGCGAAACTGCCGTACTAATTATTGTTGGGACTGCAAGCTTTAACATTTTTCTTACATTCTTGTCTTTTAAATTTAAATATAACTTATATTTATAGCCTTTCATGAAAGGTCTTTGTGTATATGCCTGAGCAATTGCACCAATAAAGGTTGCAACTATCGCTGATATAATACCATATTTATAAAATAAAATTATTCCCAATATGATAATTATATTTGCAACAATAGCTGCAACGGTTGGCTGAATGAATATATTATATGATTGTAAATACCCACTATATAAACCACTTATTCCAAGAAAAATTATAGATGGCATTAGTATTCTTGTCATATAAACTGTTGTATAAAAATCCTTTCCCTTAAATCCACTTGCAAAAAGATAAGTAAGCTGTGGTGAAAGGATTATACCTATAATCGCAAGAAAAGTACATATTAATAATATTATGTTAAGTATATTATTAAAAAACTCATCTGCCTTTTGCCTATCGCGTTTAATTCCTGCAAAAACAGGTATAAAGGCAGTAACAAGTGCCGCTGCAATACAACTAAATAGAACCGTAGGCATTGTAGATGCTATTTTAAATATATCCGATTCTCTTGTGGCACCAAATTTTACAGCTATTAGAAATTCTCTGATATATCCTGTTAACTTACTAATTACAAGTAAAATAGTTATGAATATGCTATATTTTGCTATTTTTTTTATTTCAGACATATTAAACCTCCGGCCCTATTTTTTTAAAAGCTCTTCATAAACTTTTAAAAGGACTTTGCTTTCAGCCTCCCAAGAATAATTATTTTCAACACAAAGCCTTCCTCTACATCCAAGCTGCTTTGCATAATCTTTGTTTTGCATTAGATATTTTATTTTTTCAGCAATATCCTTTGGATCCTTAGGGTTTGCAAATACAGCACAATCTTTAAACAATTGCTGCCAGTATTCAAAATTTGACATAACAATAGGAAGACTGCAAGTCATATATTCAAATGGTTTGTTTGGTTGTGTTGTATTATGATTTGGGGCTGGAAGAAAGTTAACAATTCCAATATCAGCTCTTTTCATATATGAATATGCTGTTTCAACACTAACTAATCCAAAATCCCTTGTATACTTCCAACCCTCAAGACTTACACATTCATCTTTATAGCTTATACTGTCCCACTTACCTAAGAGCCATAGTTCAATTTCTCCTTTTAAAAGCCCTACTGCTTCTACAATCTGTTTTATTCCCCTTATTTTATTCATGCCTCCAGCATATATAATAGCCGGCTTTGTCTTTTCCACATTAGCTGGCTTAACATCATCTATTAACTTTAATATTGCCATATTTCTAACTGTAACCGTTTTTTCTAAAGAAAAGTTTTGAGCTATATCCGGCCTTGCAGCTATTACTTTAGAAAAATATTTAATAGAAAATTTTTCAAATTTATTAAAACACTTTGAAATAAAATTTCTTAAGGACGGTCTTATCCATTCCCTTGTCATAATGCTTTTAGCATAATCTTCATGGACATCATATATAACTTTTTTTCCAAGAAAACTTAATATTATACCTGATATTATAAGTTCTGGATCATGAAAATGATATATTTGGGAATCAGTTTTAAGGGCAATTTTCATAGCTGAAAAGCCCTTAATGAAAAACCTATAAAACCTTCCATTGTTTTGAGGAAGAGGGATTATATGAACTCCATCTTTAATAGTTTCCCTGTCATAATTAGCAACAAGATAAACTTCATATCCATTATCAGCAAGAGTTTTGCATTCCTTATAAAATATTCTTATATCTTCTGCAGGATGGGCAGTTGATATATGGCACACCCTCTCTGCCATCTGTAAACCTCCTTAATTACGCCTTTTACTGATTTTCAAGAAGTTGTTCTTTAGGTACATCCTTAAAATATTTTGCAGGATTACCTGCAACTATCGTCCCTGAATTAACATCTTTTGTTACAACAGATCCAGCTGCAACAAAGCCATCCTCATTAATAATCTTACCTGGAAGTATTGTAGCCTGTGCTCCAATCCTTCCTCCTTTTTTTACAGTAACTCCTTTAAAATGTTTAAACCTCTCTTTTGAACGGGATGCAAAATTATCGTTTGAAGTTACTACCCCTGGAGCTATAAATGCATTATCTTCAATAGTTGAATAAGCAGTTATATATACGTTTGTTTCAAGTTTACAACTATTACCTATACTGCAAAAGTTCTCAATAGCAACTCCCCTACCTATAATCGTTTTGTTGCCAATTGTAACGTTTTCCCTTACAGTAGATAAATCTGCTATTAATGTATCCTTACCTATTTTACATCCACAGTAAATTATCACTCCTGCCCCTATTAAACATCCATCAGAAATAGTAGCAGCTTCAAGCTCCTTTTCATCTTTAAATATACTATTTACTGATCTCATAGGTTTTTTACCTATTACGGTATTATCATCTATTCTAACATTATTTCCTATTTTAGTTCCCTTGTGTATAACAACATTATGACCTATAATGCAGTTATCACCTATTTGAACATCATCTTCTATTACTACAAAATTACCAATGATAACATTCTCGCCAATCGTAGCACTATCAGAGATACAAAACATCATAATTTCTCACCTTTCATGTCAAGAGTTGAAAAACTTCCCATTGGGAACTTTATTGGCATACCTGTTTTTTGTGATTTATATGCTGCAAGTATTATCTCCATTCCCTTTTTACCTTCCTGACCGTTTATTAAAGGTTCTCTATTATTATTTATTGCGTCTATCATATCCTTAAACAAAGGAGTATGCCCATGCCCATAAACTGTTTCAGGATCAGCTTCCTGCATTTTTAATATTTCTTCCTCACTATCTTTACCATCTTCAAATCTCCAGGTTTCAATCCTGTTTACTGCAAGACCTCCAATTACTGCACAACCCTTTTCACCAAATATGCTTAAAGTCTCTTCAAGGTTCTTCGGATATACACATGCACTTCCTTCTATAATTCCTATAGAACCATTTTTAAACCTTACTATCACTGCTCCAAAATCTTCAGCTTCAATATCTCTCAAAAACCTTCCTGTTTGAGCATAAACCGACTCGACCTCGCCACCCATCATCCATTGCAAAAGATCTATATCATGTATACATTGATTCATTAATGTTCCACCATCTAGCTCCCAAGTTCCTCTCCAGGGTGCTTGTCTGTAGTATTCCATATTTCTATTCCATCTTATGCTTGCCATGCCACTGACAAGTTTTCCAAATCTTCCCTCTTCCAAGGCAGCTCTTAACATTTGAATAGATTTATTAAATCTGTTCTGGTGGCTTACACAAAGTTTTACTTTATTTTCCTTAGCAGTTTTAATCATTAAATCTGCATCATCAGTAGATAGTGCCATTGGTTTTTCTACAATTACATGCTTTCCTTTTTTCATTGCATATATGGCAATTTCAGGATGATAGCCACTTTCAGTTGCAATAGTTACAACATCAATTTCTT encodes:
- a CDS encoding glycosyltransferase family 4 protein: MAERVCHISTAHPAEDIRIFYKECKTLADNGYEVYLVANYDRETIKDGVHIIPLPQNNGRFYRFFIKGFSAMKIALKTDSQIYHFHDPELIISGIILSFLGKKVIYDVHEDYAKSIMTREWIRPSLRNFISKCFNKFEKFSIKYFSKVIAARPDIAQNFSLEKTVTVRNMAILKLIDDVKPANVEKTKPAIIYAGGMNKIRGIKQIVEAVGLLKGEIELWLLGKWDSISYKDECVSLEGWKYTRDFGLVSVETAYSYMKRADIGIVNFLPAPNHNTTQPNKPFEYMTCSLPIVMSNFEYWQQLFKDCAVFANPKDPKDIAEKIKYLMQNKDYAKQLGCRGRLCVENNYSWEAESKVLLKVYEELLKK
- a CDS encoding acyltransferase, with amino-acid sequence MFCISDSATIGENVIIGNFVVIEDDVQIGDNCIIGHNVVIHKGTKIGNNVRIDDNTVIGKKPMRSVNSIFKDEKELEAATISDGCLIGAGVIIYCGCKIGKDTLIADLSTVRENVTIGNKTIIGRGVAIENFCSIGNSCKLETNVYITAYSTIEDNAFIAPGVVTSNDNFASRSKERFKHFKGVTVKKGGRIGAQATILPGKIINEDGFVAAGSVVTKDVNSGTIVAGNPAKYFKDVPKEQLLENQ
- a CDS encoding Gfo/Idh/MocA family protein; this translates as MKKLKFAIIGCGRISKWHVDAIAQNNNEAVLVATCDIIKEKAIEKSEIYKKYFSDATVNIYEDYKKMLDSEEIDVVTIATESGYHPEIAIYAMKKGKHVIVEKPMALSTDDADLMIKTAKENKVKLCVSHQNRFNKSIQMLRAALEEGRFGKLVSGMASIRWNRNMEYYRQAPWRGTWELDGGTLMNQCIHDIDLLQWMMGGEVESVYAQTGRFLRDIEAEDFGAVIVRFKNGSIGIIEGSACVYPKNLEETLSIFGEKGCAVIGGLAVNRIETWRFEDGKDSEEEILKMQEADPETVYGHGHTPLFKDMIDAINNNREPLINGQEGKKGMEIILAAYKSQKTGMPIKFPMGSFSTLDMKGEKL